One Mycolicibacterium crocinum DNA window includes the following coding sequences:
- the rpmF gene encoding 50S ribosomal protein L32 yields the protein MAVPKRRMSRANTRSRRAQWKAEATGLVNVSVGGRQHKVPRRLLKAARLGLIDLDKR from the coding sequence ATGGCTGTGCCCAAGCGCAGAATGTCGCGCGCGAACACCCGCAGTCGGCGCGCGCAGTGGAAGGCCGAGGCCACCGGTCTGGTCAACGTTTCCGTCGGCGGCCGTCAGCACAAGGTTCCCCGGCGGTTGCTCAAGGCTGCGCGCCTCGGACTGATCGATCTCGACAAGCGCTGA
- a CDS encoding acyclic terpene utilization AtuA family protein — MRIGNCSGFYGDRIAAMREMLTGGELDYLTGDYLAELTMLILGRDKMKNPERGYAKTFLIQLEECLGLAHERGVRIVANAGGLNPAGLADAVRGLADRLGIPANVAHVEGDDLLPRAAELGLGSPLTANAYLGAWGIVDCLTAGADIVVTGRVTDASVVVGPAAAHFGWARDDYDRLAGAVAAGHVIECGAQATGGNYSFFTEVADLGHAGFPLAEVHADGSSVITKHPGTGGQVSVGTVTAQLLYEIGGPRYANPDVTARFDTITLSDDGPDRVRISGVRGEAPPPSLKVSLNSIGGFRNAVTFVLTGLDIEAKAALVRRQLESALRVQPAEIGWTLARTDHVDADTEETASALLTCVVRDPDPKTVGRQFSSAAVELALASYPGFTSTAPPGDGQVYGVFTAGYVPAAEVAHVAVRPDGSRIDIAAATTTVELAAVDAPPLPAPPAPGPVRRVPLGTIAGARSGDKGGAANVGVWVRTDEQWRWLAHTLTVEKLRELLPETADLTISRHLLPNLRAVNFVIDGILGQGVAYQARFDPQAKGLGEWLRSRHLDIPEEIL, encoded by the coding sequence GTGCGGATCGGTAACTGTTCGGGCTTCTACGGCGACCGCATCGCGGCGATGCGCGAAATGCTCACCGGCGGGGAGCTCGACTATCTGACCGGTGATTACCTGGCTGAGCTCACCATGCTGATCCTGGGCCGGGACAAGATGAAGAATCCCGAGCGTGGCTATGCCAAGACGTTCCTGATTCAGCTCGAGGAATGCCTCGGATTGGCCCACGAACGCGGGGTGCGCATCGTCGCCAACGCCGGTGGACTCAACCCGGCCGGCCTTGCCGACGCGGTTCGCGGGCTGGCCGACCGACTCGGCATCCCGGCAAACGTCGCCCACGTCGAAGGTGACGATCTTCTCCCCCGCGCCGCCGAACTCGGATTGGGTTCGCCGCTGACGGCCAACGCCTACCTGGGCGCGTGGGGCATCGTCGACTGTTTGACGGCCGGCGCCGACATCGTCGTAACCGGCCGGGTCACCGACGCCTCCGTGGTAGTCGGTCCGGCCGCCGCCCATTTCGGCTGGGCCCGCGACGACTACGACCGGCTCGCCGGGGCAGTCGCGGCCGGCCACGTCATCGAGTGCGGCGCACAGGCCACGGGCGGCAACTACTCCTTCTTCACCGAGGTCGCCGACCTGGGCCACGCCGGCTTCCCCTTGGCCGAGGTCCACGCCGACGGCTCCTCGGTGATCACCAAACACCCCGGAACCGGTGGGCAGGTTAGCGTGGGCACCGTCACCGCACAGCTGCTCTACGAAATCGGCGGCCCCCGCTACGCCAACCCCGACGTCACCGCCCGATTCGACACGATCACGCTGTCCGATGACGGCCCCGACCGCGTCCGCATCAGCGGCGTGCGCGGTGAGGCGCCGCCCCCGTCGCTGAAGGTCTCACTGAACAGCATCGGCGGATTCCGCAACGCGGTGACGTTCGTGCTCACCGGCCTCGACATCGAGGCCAAGGCGGCACTGGTGCGCCGCCAGCTGGAGTCCGCGCTGCGCGTGCAGCCCGCCGAGATCGGCTGGACGCTGGCACGCACCGATCACGTCGACGCCGACACCGAAGAGACCGCAAGCGCGCTGCTCACCTGCGTGGTCCGCGATCCCGACCCCAAGACGGTGGGCCGCCAATTCTCTTCGGCGGCAGTCGAACTCGCGCTTGCCTCCTACCCCGGCTTCACGTCGACGGCTCCGCCGGGTGACGGGCAGGTCTACGGCGTGTTCACCGCCGGTTATGTGCCCGCCGCCGAGGTCGCACACGTAGCCGTGCGACCGGACGGCAGCCGCATCGACATCGCCGCCGCCACGACCACGGTCGAACTGGCCGCCGTCGACGCGCCACCGCTGCCCGCCCCACCGGCGCCCGGACCCGTGCGACGCGTGCCGCTCGGCACGATCGCCGGCGCACGCAGCGGGGACAAGGGCGGCGCGGCCAACGTCGGCGTGTGGGTGCGCACCGACGAACAGTGGCGCTGGCTGGCACACACGCTGACCGTCGAGAAGCTGCGTGAATTACTGCCGGAGACAGCCGATCTCACGATCTCGCGACATCTGCTGCCGAACCTGCGGGCGGTGAACTTCGTCATCGACGGCATCCTCGGACAGGGTGTCGCCTACCAAGCGCGATTCGACCCGCAGGCCAAAGGCCTCGGCGAGTGGCTGCGCAGCCGACACCTCGACATCCCGGAAGAGATTCTGTGA
- a CDS encoding acyl-CoA dehydrogenase family protein codes for MNIWNTPERQQLRKTVRSFAEREILPHVEEWERAGELPRDLHRRAAAAGLLGAELPESVGGGGGDAADSLIICEELHESGTPGGVFASLFTCGIAVPHMAASGDERLIEKFVRPTLAGELIGSLAITEPGGGSDVGHLRTTATRAGDEFVVNGAKTYITSGVRADYVVTAVRTGGAELPGAAGVSLLVVEKGTPGFDVTRRLDKMGWRSSDTAELSYTEARVPVANLVGGENTSFAQIAQAFVSERIGLAAQAYSSAQRCLDLTVQWCRDRETFGRPLISRQAVQNTLAEMARRIDVARVYSRSVVERQMAGETDLIAAVCFAKNTAVEAGEWVAHQAVQLFGGMGYMTECEVERQYRDMRILGIGGGTTEILTSLAAKALGYQA; via the coding sequence GTGAACATCTGGAACACCCCCGAACGCCAGCAGCTGCGCAAGACCGTGCGCAGCTTCGCCGAACGCGAAATCCTGCCGCACGTTGAGGAATGGGAGCGCGCCGGCGAACTCCCCCGCGACCTGCACCGGCGAGCGGCGGCCGCGGGCCTGCTGGGCGCCGAACTGCCCGAGTCGGTCGGCGGTGGCGGCGGTGACGCGGCGGACTCCCTGATCATCTGTGAGGAGCTGCACGAATCCGGCACTCCGGGTGGGGTTTTCGCCTCGCTGTTCACCTGCGGTATTGCCGTGCCGCACATGGCCGCCAGCGGCGACGAACGACTGATCGAGAAGTTCGTGCGGCCCACACTGGCCGGCGAGCTGATCGGCTCGCTGGCGATCACCGAACCGGGCGGCGGCTCCGACGTCGGCCACCTGCGGACCACGGCCACCCGAGCGGGTGACGAATTCGTGGTCAACGGCGCGAAGACCTACATCACCTCCGGCGTGCGGGCCGACTACGTCGTCACCGCCGTGCGTACCGGCGGCGCCGAATTGCCCGGCGCGGCCGGGGTTTCCCTGCTCGTCGTCGAAAAGGGCACCCCCGGGTTTGACGTCACGCGGCGCCTGGACAAGATGGGCTGGCGATCCTCCGACACCGCCGAGCTCTCCTACACCGAGGCCCGGGTGCCGGTGGCCAACCTTGTCGGCGGCGAGAACACCAGCTTTGCCCAGATCGCGCAGGCCTTTGTCTCCGAACGCATCGGCCTTGCGGCGCAGGCTTATTCGTCGGCGCAACGCTGCCTGGACCTGACCGTGCAGTGGTGCCGGGACCGCGAGACGTTCGGCAGGCCGTTGATCTCGCGGCAGGCCGTACAGAACACACTGGCCGAGATGGCCCGCCGCATCGACGTGGCGCGGGTGTATTCGCGCAGTGTCGTCGAGCGTCAGATGGCGGGTGAGACCGATTTGATCGCGGCGGTGTGCTTTGCGAAGAACACCGCGGTGGAAGCCGGTGAATGGGTGGCCCACCAGGCTGTTCAACTGTTCGGGGGGATGGGCTACATGACGGAGTGCGAAGTCGAACGTCAGTACCGGGACATGCGGATCCTGGGTATCGGCGGCGGAACCACCGAAATCCTCACCAGCCTGGCCGCCAAGGCACTTGGATACCAGGCATGA
- a CDS encoding acyl-CoA carboxylase subunit beta, whose protein sequence is MTVLNSTIDPKAPTYVEAAEAMTAKLAEIDGELAKALAGGGPKYVDRHHARGKLTARERIELLVDPDSPFLELCPLAAYGSDFQVGASLVTGIGVVEGVECLLVANDPTVKGGTSNPWTLKKILRANQVAFENRLPVISLVESGGADLPTQKEIFIPGGQMFRDLTRLSAAGIPTIALVFGNSTAGGAYIPGMSDHVVMIKERSKVFLAGPPLVKMATGEEADDESLGGAEMHARVSGLGDYLAVDEVDAIRIGRRIVARLNWTKQGPTPRPVTPPLADPDELLGIVSSDLRIPFDPREVIARIVDGSDFDEFKAMYGPSLVTGWATLHGYPLGILANARGVLFSEESQKATQFIQLANRSNTPLLFLHNTTGYMVGKAYEEGGMIKHGSMMINAVSNSRVPHISLLIGASYGAGHYGMCGRAYDPRFLFAWPSAKSAVMGGAQLAGVLSIVNRAATEARGGTVDEQADAALRAAVEAQIEAESLPMFLSGRIYDDGVIDPRDTRTVLGMCLSAIANAPIEGTSNFGVFRM, encoded by the coding sequence ATGACCGTCCTGAATTCCACCATCGACCCGAAGGCGCCGACATACGTCGAGGCGGCCGAGGCGATGACCGCCAAGCTCGCCGAGATCGACGGTGAACTGGCCAAGGCACTGGCCGGTGGCGGACCCAAGTACGTCGACCGACACCACGCCCGCGGCAAGCTGACCGCCCGCGAACGCATCGAGTTGCTGGTCGACCCCGACTCCCCGTTCCTGGAACTGTGCCCACTGGCCGCGTATGGCAGCGACTTTCAGGTCGGCGCCAGCCTGGTCACCGGCATCGGTGTGGTGGAAGGCGTCGAGTGCCTGCTGGTCGCCAACGACCCCACCGTCAAGGGCGGCACCAGCAATCCCTGGACGCTGAAGAAGATCCTGCGCGCCAACCAGGTTGCCTTCGAGAACCGGCTGCCGGTGATCTCGCTGGTCGAGTCCGGCGGTGCGGACCTGCCCACTCAGAAGGAGATCTTCATACCGGGTGGTCAGATGTTCCGGGACCTCACCCGGCTGTCCGCGGCGGGCATCCCGACGATCGCGCTGGTGTTCGGCAACTCCACCGCCGGCGGCGCCTACATCCCCGGCATGTCCGATCACGTCGTGATGATCAAGGAACGCTCCAAGGTGTTCCTGGCCGGACCACCCCTGGTGAAGATGGCCACCGGCGAGGAGGCCGACGACGAATCGCTCGGCGGGGCCGAGATGCACGCCCGGGTCTCGGGTTTGGGTGACTACCTCGCCGTCGACGAGGTCGACGCCATCCGGATCGGCCGCCGCATCGTGGCCCGGCTGAACTGGACCAAGCAGGGGCCGACGCCGCGTCCGGTGACGCCGCCCCTGGCCGATCCCGACGAGCTGCTCGGCATCGTCTCCTCCGATCTGCGGATCCCGTTCGATCCGCGCGAGGTGATCGCCCGCATCGTCGACGGCTCGGATTTCGACGAGTTCAAAGCCATGTACGGCCCATCCCTGGTGACCGGGTGGGCCACCCTGCACGGCTATCCGCTGGGCATTCTCGCCAACGCGCGGGGCGTGTTGTTCAGCGAGGAGTCGCAGAAGGCGACCCAATTCATCCAGCTGGCCAACCGGTCCAACACACCATTGTTGTTCCTGCACAACACGACCGGCTACATGGTCGGTAAGGCCTACGAGGAAGGCGGGATGATCAAGCACGGCTCGATGATGATCAACGCCGTGTCCAACTCGCGGGTGCCGCACATCTCGCTGCTGATCGGCGCCTCTTATGGGGCCGGCCACTACGGCATGTGCGGGCGCGCCTACGACCCTCGCTTCCTGTTCGCCTGGCCCAGCGCCAAGTCCGCGGTGATGGGTGGCGCGCAACTGGCCGGCGTGCTGTCCATCGTCAACCGCGCGGCCACCGAGGCCCGCGGCGGCACTGTCGACGAGCAGGCCGACGCGGCACTGCGCGCGGCCGTCGAAGCGCAGATCGAGGCCGAGTCGCTGCCGATGTTCCTGTCCGGGCGGATCTACGACGACGGAGTGATCGATCCCCGCGACACCCGGACCGTCCTGGGAATGTGCTTGTCGGCCATTGCCAACGCACCGATCGAGGGGACGTCGAACTTCGGCGTCTTCCGGATGTGA
- a CDS encoding acetyl/propionyl/methylcrotonyl-CoA carboxylase subunit alpha has protein sequence MITRILVANRGEIARRVFATCRRLGIGTVAVYTDPDAQSPHVAEADARVRLDGNSGYLDAAQVIAAAQAAGADAIHPGYGFLSENADFAKAVIDAGLTWIGPPVAAVAAMGSKIEAKKMMAAAGVPVLDELDPATVTAAQLPVLVKASAGGGGRGMRVVSELSELPGQVEAAQREAQSAFGDPTVFCERYLPTGHHVEVQVLADEHGTVWAVGERECSIQRRHQKIIEEAPSPLVERVPGMREKLFDAARLAAGAIGYAGAGTVEFLADDDGEFYFLEMNTRLQVEHPVTELTTGLDLVELQLAVADGERLGTEPPPARGHSIEARIYAEDPAKNWQPQAGRIHDFEVPGVATTFGLITDTGIRLDSGIDGQATVSIHYDPMLAKVISYAPTRRRAAQVLASALAGARLHGIRTNRDLLVNVLRHESFLDGATDTAFFDTHGLDALARPLADDRVTRLAAVAAALADAAHNRATATALGGIPSGWRNVVSGNQLKRFSNSRQEHHVAYRFTRDGVVLPDDPGVTLVSAQPDQVVLADEAGVASTFAISRYGAEVFVDSRLGLVALTVVPRFPEPGSTVEKGSLLAPMPGAVIRLGAALGDTVTLGQPLVWLEAMKMEHTITAPADGVVTQLEVSVGQQVDVGTVLARVESPEGES, from the coding sequence GTGATCACCCGTATCCTCGTCGCCAACCGCGGCGAAATCGCCCGCCGGGTCTTCGCCACCTGCCGCCGGCTCGGCATCGGCACGGTCGCGGTCTACACCGACCCCGACGCCCAGTCACCGCACGTCGCCGAGGCCGACGCCCGCGTGCGCCTCGATGGCAACAGCGGTTACCTCGATGCAGCCCAGGTGATCGCCGCGGCACAGGCCGCCGGCGCCGACGCGATCCATCCCGGCTACGGATTCCTCTCCGAGAACGCCGATTTCGCGAAAGCCGTTATCGACGCCGGGCTGACCTGGATCGGGCCGCCGGTGGCTGCCGTCGCGGCGATGGGCAGCAAGATCGAGGCGAAGAAAATGATGGCCGCCGCCGGAGTGCCGGTTCTCGACGAGCTCGACCCCGCCACTGTCACCGCAGCGCAGCTGCCGGTCCTGGTGAAGGCCTCGGCCGGTGGTGGAGGCCGCGGCATGCGCGTGGTGTCCGAGCTGAGCGAGCTGCCCGGCCAGGTCGAAGCCGCCCAGCGCGAAGCCCAGTCGGCGTTCGGCGATCCGACGGTGTTCTGCGAGCGGTACCTGCCCACCGGTCACCATGTCGAGGTCCAGGTACTGGCCGACGAGCACGGCACGGTGTGGGCGGTCGGCGAGCGCGAGTGCTCGATTCAACGCCGGCATCAGAAGATCATCGAGGAGGCGCCCTCCCCGCTGGTCGAACGAGTTCCGGGGATGCGGGAGAAGCTGTTTGACGCCGCTCGCCTGGCTGCCGGCGCGATCGGCTACGCGGGCGCGGGCACCGTGGAGTTCCTGGCCGACGATGACGGCGAGTTCTACTTCCTGGAGATGAATACCCGGCTCCAGGTCGAGCATCCGGTCACCGAGCTGACCACCGGCCTGGACTTGGTGGAGTTACAGCTGGCGGTGGCCGACGGCGAACGGCTCGGCACCGAGCCACCGCCAGCTCGCGGCCACTCGATCGAGGCGCGCATCTATGCCGAGGATCCGGCCAAGAACTGGCAACCGCAGGCCGGCCGCATCCATGACTTCGAGGTGCCCGGCGTGGCAACCACTTTCGGTCTGATCACCGATACCGGTATCCGGCTGGACTCCGGCATCGACGGCCAGGCGACGGTGTCGATTCACTACGACCCGATGCTGGCCAAGGTGATCTCGTACGCCCCGACCCGGCGACGCGCCGCGCAGGTACTCGCCAGCGCACTGGCCGGTGCGCGACTGCACGGCATCCGCACCAACCGCGACCTACTCGTGAATGTTCTTCGCCATGAGAGCTTTCTGGACGGCGCCACCGACACCGCGTTCTTCGACACCCACGGTCTCGATGCGTTGGCTCGCCCGTTGGCCGATGACCGCGTCACCCGGCTGGCCGCCGTCGCCGCCGCGCTCGCCGACGCCGCCCACAACCGTGCCACCGCAACGGCGCTCGGTGGGATCCCCAGCGGCTGGCGCAACGTCGTATCCGGCAACCAGCTCAAGCGCTTCTCCAACAGCAGGCAGGAACACCATGTCGCCTACCGGTTCACCCGGGACGGGGTGGTGTTGCCCGACGACCCCGGTGTGACGCTGGTGTCCGCACAGCCCGATCAGGTCGTGCTGGCGGACGAGGCCGGGGTGGCCAGCACATTCGCGATAAGCCGTTACGGTGCTGAGGTATTCGTCGACTCGCGGCTGGGTTTGGTCGCGTTGACGGTCGTTCCCCGATTCCCCGAACCCGGGTCGACCGTCGAGAAGGGCTCGCTGCTGGCACCCATGCCCGGCGCGGTGATCCGGCTCGGCGCGGCCCTGGGCGACACGGTCACCCTCGGCCAGCCGCTGGTCTGGCTCGAGGCGATGAAGATGGAACACACGATCACCGCGCCCGCCGATGGCGTGGTGACCCAACTCGAGGTCAGCGTCGGCCAACAGGTCGACGTGGGGACCGTCCTCGCGCGGGTGGAAAGCCCAGAAGGAGAATCATGA
- a CDS encoding acyl-CoA dehydrogenase family protein, translating to MTDTGFIESAERQELRKAVAAMAASYGSDYYLAKARAGEHTDELWAEAAKLGFVGVNLPEEYGGGGAGMYELSLVMEEMAANGCALLMLVVSPAINGTIISKFGTDDQKKRWLPGIADGSITMAFAITEPDAGSNSHKITTTARRDGSDWVLSGQKVYISGVDQAQAVLVVGRTFNEGAAKAESLRPALFIVPTDTPGFTFTKIDMEIVSPESQFQVFIDDVRLPADALVGSEDAAIAQLFAGLNPERIMGAANAIGAGRHVLGKAAEYVKTRQVWKTPIGAHQGIAHPLAQNYIEIELAKLMMQKAAALYDAGDDFGAAEAANIAKYAAGEASTKAVDQAVQSLGGNGLTKEYGVASMLTASRLARIAPVSREMILNFVAQTSLGLPRSY from the coding sequence ATGACCGACACCGGCTTCATCGAGAGTGCCGAACGCCAGGAGTTGCGAAAGGCGGTCGCCGCAATGGCGGCGAGCTACGGTTCGGACTACTACCTGGCGAAGGCTCGCGCCGGTGAGCACACCGACGAATTGTGGGCCGAGGCAGCCAAACTCGGCTTCGTCGGGGTCAACCTTCCCGAGGAGTACGGCGGCGGTGGCGCAGGCATGTACGAGCTGTCGCTGGTCATGGAGGAAATGGCCGCCAATGGTTGCGCCCTGTTGATGCTGGTGGTGTCGCCGGCGATCAACGGCACGATCATCAGCAAGTTCGGCACCGACGACCAGAAGAAGCGCTGGCTTCCCGGCATCGCCGACGGCTCGATCACGATGGCGTTCGCCATCACCGAACCCGACGCGGGCTCGAACTCGCACAAGATCACGACCACCGCGCGTCGCGACGGCAGCGATTGGGTCCTGTCGGGGCAGAAGGTGTACATCTCCGGCGTCGACCAGGCGCAGGCCGTGCTGGTCGTCGGCCGCACCTTCAACGAGGGGGCGGCCAAGGCGGAGTCTCTTCGTCCGGCGTTGTTCATCGTGCCGACCGACACCCCCGGGTTCACCTTCACCAAGATCGACATGGAGATCGTCAGCCCGGAGAGCCAGTTCCAAGTGTTCATCGATGACGTCCGGCTGCCGGCCGATGCGCTCGTCGGCTCGGAGGACGCCGCGATCGCGCAGCTGTTCGCCGGGCTGAACCCGGAACGAATCATGGGCGCCGCCAACGCGATCGGCGCGGGCCGCCACGTTCTCGGTAAGGCCGCCGAGTACGTCAAGACCCGTCAGGTGTGGAAGACACCGATCGGTGCGCATCAGGGCATCGCACATCCGTTGGCGCAGAACTACATCGAGATCGAGCTGGCCAAGCTGATGATGCAGAAGGCGGCCGCGCTCTACGACGCCGGTGACGACTTCGGTGCCGCCGAGGCGGCCAACATCGCGAAGTACGCCGCGGGCGAGGCGTCCACCAAGGCCGTCGACCAGGCCGTCCAGTCGCTCGGCGGGAACGGGCTCACGAAGGAATACGGCGTCGCCTCGATGCTCACCGCTTCGCGGCTGGCACGCATCGCTCCGGTCAGCCGGGAGATGATTTTGAACTTCGTGGCGCAGACGTCGCTGGGCCTGCCGCGGTCGTACTGA
- a CDS encoding enoyl-CoA hydratase family protein, which yields MSTLVTYAVDGHVARLTLDSPHNRNALSTRLVEQLHAGLRDAAADPAVRTVVLGHTGGTFCAGADLSEASDGDPFETTVARGREMTAVLRAIIESPVPVVAAIDGHVRAGGLGLVGACDVAVAGPRSTFALTEARIGVAPAVISLTLLPKMTPRAAARYYLTGETFTAPTAAEIGLITLAADDLDTAIAGIVADLGRGSPQGLAASKALTTADILARFDRDAEELARESARLFVSEEAHEGMLAFLQKRPPRWLR from the coding sequence ATGAGCACGCTGGTCACCTACGCCGTCGACGGTCACGTCGCCCGGCTGACGCTCGACTCACCACACAACCGCAATGCGCTGTCCACCCGGCTCGTCGAACAGCTGCACGCCGGGTTGCGCGATGCGGCCGCCGACCCCGCGGTGCGGACCGTGGTGCTGGGTCACACCGGCGGCACTTTCTGTGCCGGTGCAGACCTGAGCGAAGCGTCGGACGGCGACCCCTTCGAGACCACCGTCGCGCGCGGACGGGAAATGACAGCGGTCCTGCGGGCGATCATCGAGTCACCGGTGCCGGTGGTGGCGGCCATCGACGGCCACGTCCGCGCCGGCGGACTGGGTCTGGTCGGGGCCTGTGACGTCGCGGTCGCAGGCCCGCGCAGCACGTTCGCCCTGACCGAGGCCCGCATCGGGGTGGCACCTGCTGTCATTTCTCTGACATTGCTGCCGAAGATGACGCCTCGTGCGGCTGCCCGCTACTACCTGACGGGTGAGACGTTCACCGCACCGACAGCCGCCGAGATCGGCTTGATCACGCTGGCCGCCGACGACCTCGATACGGCGATCGCCGGCATCGTGGCCGATCTCGGCCGCGGCTCGCCGCAGGGGTTGGCGGCGTCGAAAGCCCTGACCACGGCGGATATCCTGGCTCGGTTCGATCGTGATGCCGAGGAGTTGGCGCGGGAATCGGCGCGGCTGTTCGTGTCTGAGGAGGCCCACGAAGGGATGCTCGCGTTTCTGCAGAAACGCCCGCCACGCTGGCTGCGATAA
- a CDS encoding DUF1707 SHOCT-like domain-containing protein — protein MSNLTPRDASTRAADTDRIQVAQLLTDAAAKGRLQLSEYEQRLAKAYAAQTYDDLDRLTEDLPEAADASHRRGASKPAPKTLLLAILSGFERRGRWNVPGRITTFTLFGGGVVDLRYADFTSASVEIHAYSIMGGQTILLPPEINVEVHGIGVMGGFDHAVDGPGTPGAPTVTIRGFSLWGGVGIKRKNRKPSAPDSA, from the coding sequence ATGAGCAACTTGACACCGCGGGACGCATCGACGCGGGCTGCTGACACAGACCGCATCCAGGTTGCCCAATTGCTCACCGACGCCGCCGCCAAGGGACGTCTGCAGCTCAGTGAATACGAGCAGCGGTTGGCCAAGGCGTACGCCGCGCAGACCTATGACGATCTGGACCGGCTCACCGAGGACTTGCCGGAGGCCGCCGACGCCTCGCATCGGCGCGGTGCCTCCAAGCCGGCGCCCAAGACGCTCTTGCTGGCGATCCTCAGCGGCTTCGAGCGCCGCGGCCGGTGGAACGTACCGGGTCGGATCACCACCTTCACGTTGTTCGGCGGCGGGGTCGTTGACCTGCGCTACGCCGACTTCACCTCCGCCAGCGTGGAGATTCACGCGTATTCGATCATGGGCGGCCAAACCATCCTGCTGCCGCCGGAGATCAACGTGGAGGTTCACGGCATCGGCGTGATGGGCGGGTTCGACCACGCCGTGGACGGCCCGGGTACGCCGGGCGCTCCGACGGTCACCATCCGTGGCTTCTCGCTGTGGGGCGGCGTCGGCATCAAACGCAAGAACCGCAAGCCCAGCGCCCCCGACTCCGCGTAG